A single region of the Nocardioides sp. W7 genome encodes:
- a CDS encoding TetR/AcrR family transcriptional regulator yields the protein MSSQVSSAARRELNSRQAETVERLLAAGAEELRAVGSETLTIRTVAGRAGVSSATAYTYFASKNHLFAELFWRALLTDPQPEPVGTTAVERVCSVTRHLTAMLAASPELAAGATSALLGTDSDVERLRLRIGSEFVSRFRAAVGVVAAPADADDVVETLALAFSGALLQAGMGLMTYTEMGERLDSVVATIMRGNS from the coding sequence GTGTCCAGTCAGGTGTCCAGCGCGGCCCGCCGCGAGCTGAACTCCCGGCAGGCCGAAACCGTCGAGCGGCTGCTCGCCGCCGGCGCCGAGGAGCTGCGTGCGGTCGGCTCGGAGACCCTGACGATCCGCACCGTCGCCGGACGGGCGGGCGTGAGCTCGGCGACGGCGTACACCTACTTCGCCTCGAAGAACCACCTCTTCGCCGAGCTCTTCTGGCGGGCCCTGCTGACCGATCCGCAGCCCGAGCCGGTCGGCACCACTGCGGTCGAGCGGGTGTGCAGCGTGACCCGGCACCTCACCGCCATGCTCGCGGCCTCGCCCGAGCTGGCCGCGGGTGCCACCTCCGCCCTGCTCGGCACCGACTCCGACGTCGAGCGGCTCCGACTGCGGATCGGCTCGGAGTTCGTGAGCCGCTTCCGGGCCGCCGTCGGAGTCGTCGCCGCACCCGCGGACGCCGACGACGTCGTCGAGACCCTCGCGCTCGCCTTCTCCGGAGCGCTGCTGCAGGCCGGCATGGGCCTGATGACCTACACCGAGATGGGCGAGCGGCTCGACTCGGTCGTCGCCACCATCATGAGAGGCAATTCATGA
- a CDS encoding SDR family oxidoreductase, with the protein MTRSKYAQPTRRPAVVTGASSGIGAATALALAAAGHPVALGARRTDKCEEVAAAVREAGGEAVVHALDLTDGESVEAFAKGVSGDLGDIEVVVSNAGAVAPGTIYEVDPERFGREIDLNLTGAQRLVRAFVPGMVERQRGDFVFVSSDVAVRARPFMSSYAAGKWGLEGMAHALQMELEGTGVRASIVRPGPTWSEMGTDWDADEAAFVLNQWVRFGLARHPHFMKPTAIADAITTVVSAPRGVHLNLVEVSPEAPIAKPEDR; encoded by the coding sequence ATGACCCGGAGCAAGTACGCCCAGCCCACGCGCCGCCCCGCGGTCGTCACCGGCGCCTCGTCCGGGATCGGTGCGGCAACGGCCCTCGCCCTCGCCGCCGCCGGTCACCCGGTCGCGCTGGGCGCGCGTCGTACCGACAAGTGCGAGGAGGTCGCCGCAGCGGTCCGCGAGGCCGGCGGCGAAGCGGTCGTGCACGCACTCGACCTCACCGACGGGGAGTCGGTGGAGGCGTTCGCGAAGGGCGTCTCCGGCGACCTCGGCGACATCGAGGTGGTCGTCAGCAATGCCGGCGCCGTCGCCCCCGGCACCATCTACGAGGTCGACCCCGAGCGATTCGGCCGGGAGATCGACCTCAACCTCACCGGCGCGCAGCGACTGGTCCGCGCGTTCGTGCCGGGCATGGTCGAGCGGCAGCGTGGCGACTTCGTCTTCGTCTCCTCCGACGTCGCGGTGCGGGCCCGGCCGTTCATGTCGTCGTACGCCGCCGGCAAGTGGGGCCTGGAGGGGATGGCGCACGCCCTGCAGATGGAGCTCGAGGGCACCGGCGTGCGCGCCAGCATCGTGCGGCCCGGCCCGACCTGGAGCGAGATGGGCACCGACTGGGACGCCGACGAGGCGGCCTTCGTGCTCAACCAGTGGGTCCGCTTCGGGCTGGCCCGGCACCCGCACTTCATGAAGCCCACGGCGATCGCCGACGCGATCACCACCGTCGTCAGCGCGCCGCGCGGCGTGCACCTGAACCTGGTCGAGGTCTCGCCCGAGGCACCGATCGCGAAGCCGGAGGACCGATGA
- a CDS encoding ATP-dependent DNA ligase, whose translation MLLSQVVATSATVAATRSRKAKVVAIAALLELAEPEELETVTSYVGGALRQRRTGLGWRGLAELPSPAPSPTLEVLEVHAAFEELAALSGPGSQAARAAAVTSLFGRATAEEQQWLRGVVTGEVRQGALDALVQEAVAAATGVPLAAVRRAAMLAGSTVSVVGAAFEGGEEPLAEIGLEVGRPVLPMLASSAKTLAEAVERAGGGIVAVDTKLDGIRIQVHRTGARIVIATRSLDDITERLPEVVEVARSLPSEHFVLDGEAIALDDDGRPRAFQETASRTAQAAGVRVTPFFFDVLHVDGRDLLTTPGDERLVELERLVPVAFRVPRVVTDDVAVAEAFVADTLAAGHEGVVVKRLAAPYDAGRRGAAWVKVKPVHTLDLVVLAVEWGSGRRAGKLSNIHLGARDPSSETGFVMLGKTFKGMTDEMLAWQTERFTELALDPATVGDHYVVPVRPEQVVEIAFDGLQRSTRYPGGLALRFARVLRYRDDKSADEADTIETVRALA comes from the coding sequence ATGCTGCTCTCCCAGGTCGTCGCCACCTCCGCGACGGTGGCCGCCACCCGCTCGCGCAAGGCCAAGGTCGTCGCCATCGCCGCGCTGCTCGAGTTAGCGGAGCCCGAGGAGCTGGAGACCGTGACGTCGTACGTCGGCGGCGCGCTGCGGCAGCGGCGCACCGGCCTGGGCTGGCGCGGGCTCGCGGAGCTGCCATCGCCGGCGCCGTCGCCCACGCTGGAGGTCCTGGAGGTGCACGCCGCCTTCGAGGAGCTCGCCGCGCTGTCCGGGCCGGGCTCGCAGGCCGCCCGGGCCGCCGCCGTGACGTCCCTCTTCGGGCGGGCCACGGCCGAGGAGCAGCAGTGGCTGCGCGGCGTCGTGACCGGCGAGGTGCGTCAGGGCGCGCTCGACGCCCTGGTCCAGGAGGCGGTCGCGGCGGCCACCGGAGTCCCGCTCGCCGCCGTGCGGCGGGCCGCGATGCTCGCCGGCTCGACCGTGTCCGTCGTCGGGGCCGCCTTCGAGGGCGGTGAGGAGCCGCTCGCGGAGATCGGCCTCGAGGTGGGGAGGCCGGTGCTGCCGATGCTCGCCTCGTCGGCGAAGACCCTCGCCGAGGCGGTCGAGAGGGCCGGCGGCGGCATCGTCGCGGTCGACACCAAGCTCGACGGCATCCGGATCCAGGTGCACCGCACCGGCGCCCGGATCGTGATCGCGACCCGCTCGCTCGACGACATCACCGAGCGGCTGCCCGAGGTGGTCGAGGTCGCCCGGTCACTGCCCTCGGAGCACTTCGTGCTGGACGGCGAGGCGATCGCGCTCGACGACGACGGACGACCGCGTGCCTTCCAGGAGACCGCGTCGCGCACGGCGCAGGCCGCGGGTGTCCGGGTGACCCCGTTCTTCTTCGACGTCCTCCACGTCGACGGCCGCGACCTGCTGACCACGCCCGGGGACGAGCGGCTGGTCGAGCTGGAGCGCCTGGTCCCCGTGGCGTTCCGGGTGCCGCGGGTCGTCACGGACGACGTCGCGGTCGCCGAGGCCTTCGTCGCCGACACGCTCGCGGCCGGTCACGAGGGCGTGGTGGTCAAGCGGCTGGCCGCGCCGTACGACGCCGGCCGCCGGGGCGCCGCCTGGGTGAAGGTCAAGCCGGTGCACACCCTCGATCTGGTCGTGCTGGCCGTCGAGTGGGGCTCCGGCCGCCGCGCCGGCAAGCTCTCCAACATCCACCTCGGCGCCCGCGACCCGTCGTCGGAGACCGGGTTCGTGATGCTCGGCAAGACCTTCAAGGGGATGACCGACGAGATGCTCGCGTGGCAGACCGAGCGGTTCACCGAGCTGGCCCTCGACCCGGCCACCGTCGGCGACCACTACGTCGTGCCGGTCCGGCCCGAGCAGGTGGTCGAGATCGCGTTCGACGGCCTCCAGCGCTCGACGCGCTACCCCGGCGGGCTGGCGCTGCGCTTCGCGCGGGTGCTGCGCTACCGCGACGACAAGTCCGCCGACGAGGCCGACACCATCGAGACGGTGCGCGCGCTCGCCTGA
- a CDS encoding 3-oxoacyl-ACP reductase — protein MSDRYQDFVSSPIGNFLAKNLGLPSPTKLERYDAGAPLVDGTVLVGGRGRLAESLPGLLAELDIASTGTPDAEQRFKGLVFDATGLTSSADLVALRDFFTPLLRRLETCPRVVVLGTPPEQVAGAERVAQRALEGFTRSLGKELGRGGTVQLVYVVDGAEGAVTSTLGFLLSPKSAYVSGQVIRIGVHGTTGAGEVTDWTAPLAGRVALVTGASRGIGEQIARVLHRDGARVVGVDVPQAASELQALMKELDGDWIALDITGQDAPQRIAHHLKEKHGGVDVVVHNAGITRDRKLANMAADDRGDRWESVIAVNLTAPERITRELLDQGVINDNGSVVGVASIAGIAGNVGQTNYAASKAGVIGLVDSLADELDRGITINAVAPGFIVTQMTAAVPFATREVGQRLNAMSQGGLPVDVAETIAWYASPGSTAVNGNVVRVCGQMMLGA, from the coding sequence ATGAGCGACCGCTACCAGGACTTCGTGTCCTCGCCGATCGGCAACTTCCTCGCCAAGAACCTCGGGCTGCCGAGCCCCACGAAGCTGGAGCGGTACGACGCCGGCGCGCCGCTCGTCGACGGCACGGTCCTCGTCGGCGGCCGCGGCCGGCTGGCGGAGTCCCTGCCCGGCCTCCTCGCAGAGCTCGACATCGCCAGTACCGGGACCCCGGACGCGGAGCAGCGGTTCAAGGGCCTGGTCTTCGACGCCACCGGCCTGACCTCCTCGGCCGACCTGGTCGCGCTCCGCGACTTCTTCACCCCGCTGCTGCGCCGCCTCGAGACCTGCCCGCGGGTGGTCGTCCTCGGCACCCCGCCCGAGCAGGTCGCCGGCGCCGAGCGGGTCGCCCAGCGGGCGCTGGAGGGCTTCACCCGCAGCCTCGGCAAGGAGCTCGGTCGCGGCGGCACCGTCCAGCTGGTCTACGTCGTCGACGGCGCCGAGGGGGCCGTCACCTCGACCCTCGGCTTCCTGCTGTCGCCGAAGTCGGCGTACGTCTCCGGCCAGGTGATCCGCATCGGCGTGCACGGCACCACCGGGGCCGGTGAGGTCACCGACTGGACCGCCCCGCTGGCCGGCAGGGTCGCCCTGGTCACCGGAGCCAGCCGCGGCATCGGCGAGCAGATCGCCCGGGTGCTGCACCGCGACGGCGCGCGGGTCGTCGGGGTCGACGTACCCCAGGCCGCCAGCGAGCTGCAGGCATTGATGAAGGAGCTCGACGGCGACTGGATCGCCCTCGACATCACCGGCCAGGACGCGCCCCAGCGGATCGCGCACCACCTGAAGGAGAAGCACGGCGGCGTCGACGTGGTCGTCCACAACGCCGGCATCACCCGCGACAGGAAGCTGGCCAACATGGCCGCCGACGACCGGGGGGACCGCTGGGAGTCCGTGATCGCGGTCAACCTCACCGCACCCGAGCGGATCACCCGTGAGCTCCTGGACCAGGGCGTGATCAACGACAACGGCTCGGTCGTCGGCGTGGCGAGCATCGCCGGCATCGCCGGCAACGTCGGACAGACCAACTACGCCGCCTCCAAGGCCGGCGTGATCGGCCTGGTCGACTCCCTCGCCGACGAGCTCGACCGCGGCATCACCATCAACGCGGTCGCGCCCGGCTTCATCGTCACCCAGATGACCGCGGCCGTGCCGTTCGCGACCCGCGAGGTGGGCCAGCGGCTCAACGCGATGTCCCAGGGCGGCCTGCCGGTCGACGTCGCCGAGACCATCGCCTGGTACGCCTCCCCCGGCTCGACCGCCGTCAACGGCAACGTCGTCCGGGTCTGCGGCCAGATGATGCTGGGCGCCTGA
- a CDS encoding MaoC/PaaZ C-terminal domain-containing protein, whose translation MAVTDLVRAALPSVPVVNRLPGVRKAPVDGFSGLRMTRPPVTVERAHVERYAVVCGFPAKDTVPLTYPHVLAFGLHLAIMGDQAFPAPAIGTVHVENSITAHRPIAVGETLDVEVAVGAPLPHPKGTAYAFEATLRSGGETVWESTSTYLRRGAGSTIDSGAASPSYPDAPPHGLTWRLPADLGRRYAAVSGDHNPIHLHPLTARALGFPRPIAHGMWSLARGVAALENRLPDAVRVDAAFKKPILLPGTVAFGSTGLDDGHAFSLSRPSDGAPHLVGRTTRV comes from the coding sequence ATGGCCGTCACCGACCTCGTCAGGGCCGCGCTCCCGAGCGTGCCCGTCGTCAACCGGCTGCCCGGCGTCCGCAAGGCGCCCGTCGACGGCTTCAGCGGACTGCGGATGACCAGGCCCCCGGTGACGGTCGAGCGCGCGCACGTCGAGCGGTACGCCGTGGTCTGCGGTTTCCCCGCCAAGGACACGGTGCCGCTCACCTACCCGCACGTCCTGGCCTTCGGCCTGCACCTGGCGATCATGGGCGACCAGGCGTTCCCCGCACCCGCGATCGGCACCGTGCACGTCGAGAACTCGATCACCGCGCACCGGCCGATCGCCGTCGGCGAGACCCTCGACGTCGAGGTCGCCGTCGGTGCTCCGCTGCCGCACCCGAAGGGCACCGCCTACGCGTTCGAGGCGACGCTCCGCAGCGGCGGCGAGACGGTCTGGGAGAGCACCTCGACGTACCTGCGGCGGGGTGCCGGCTCGACCATCGACAGCGGCGCGGCCTCCCCGTCGTACCCCGACGCGCCTCCGCACGGGCTGACCTGGCGGCTCCCCGCCGACCTGGGGCGGCGGTACGCCGCGGTCTCCGGCGACCACAACCCGATCCACCTCCACCCGCTGACGGCGCGCGCCCTGGGCTTTCCTCGCCCCATCGCGCACGGCATGTGGAGCCTGGCGCGCGGTGTCGCCGCGCTGGAGAACCGGCTGCCCGACGCGGTGCGCGTCGACGCCGCCTTCAAGAAGCCGATCCTGCTGCCCGGCACCGTCGCCTTCGGCTCGACGGGGCTCGACGACGGTCACGCGTTCTCGCTCAGCCGCCCGAGCGACGGGGCCCCGCACCTGGTCGGGCGCACCACCCGCGTGTGA
- a CDS encoding ABC-F family ATP-binding cassette domain-containing protein, protein MTATLVAKDLAGGHGHRILFESLDLTVAPGDVVGVVGANGAGKSTLLRLLAGAAEPMGGSVSLAPADAFVGWLPQEHDRVPGETVAEYVARRTGATAATEAMETTAAALGGDVPGADDAYAAAFDRWMASGAADLEDRLPSVLAELGLDVGPDALMTSLSGGQAARAALASLLLSRFDVVLLDEPTNDLDLDGLERLESFVRGLRSGVVLVSHDREFLARCVTRVVELDLAQNQVAVYDGGYDAYLDARAVARRHAREAYEEFADKKADLVSRARTQREWSSQGVRNAMKKSPDNDKMRRRAQSESSEKQAQKVRQMESRIARLDEVDEPRKEWVLQFSIAAAPRSSTVVSTLNEAVLRRGDFTFGPASLQVNAGDRIGITGPNGAGKSTLLALLLGRVAPDAGSASLGVSVAVGEIDQARTGLPDDQPLGTAFELAVPDWAPADARTLLAKFGLKADQVASLVGRLSPGERTRAAMALLQARGVNLLVLDEPTNHLDLPAIEQLEDALESYDGALLLVSHDRRLLANVDLDQRWHVEGGRVTQL, encoded by the coding sequence GTGACCGCGACCCTCGTGGCGAAGGACCTGGCCGGCGGCCACGGGCATCGCATCCTCTTCGAGTCCCTCGACCTGACCGTCGCTCCCGGCGACGTGGTGGGCGTGGTCGGCGCCAACGGTGCCGGCAAGTCGACCCTGCTTCGGCTGCTCGCCGGCGCGGCCGAGCCGATGGGCGGGTCGGTGTCGCTGGCGCCGGCCGACGCGTTCGTCGGCTGGCTGCCGCAGGAGCACGACCGGGTGCCGGGGGAGACGGTGGCGGAGTACGTCGCCCGTCGTACCGGTGCGACCGCCGCCACCGAGGCCATGGAGACGACGGCGGCCGCGCTCGGCGGCGACGTGCCGGGTGCCGACGACGCGTACGCCGCCGCCTTCGACCGCTGGATGGCCAGCGGCGCCGCGGACCTCGAGGACCGGCTCCCGTCGGTGCTCGCCGAGCTCGGCCTCGACGTCGGCCCGGACGCGCTGATGACCTCGCTGTCCGGCGGTCAGGCCGCCCGCGCCGCGCTGGCCTCCCTGCTGCTGAGCCGCTTCGACGTCGTACTCCTCGACGAGCCCACCAACGACCTGGACCTCGACGGGCTGGAGCGGCTCGAGTCGTTCGTCCGCGGGTTGCGCAGCGGCGTGGTGCTCGTCTCGCACGACCGCGAGTTCCTGGCGCGCTGCGTGACCCGGGTGGTCGAGCTGGACCTGGCCCAGAACCAGGTCGCGGTCTACGACGGCGGGTACGACGCCTACCTCGACGCCCGCGCGGTCGCTCGCCGGCACGCCCGCGAGGCCTACGAGGAGTTCGCCGACAAGAAGGCCGACCTGGTCTCCCGGGCGCGGACCCAACGGGAGTGGAGCTCGCAGGGTGTCCGCAACGCGATGAAGAAGTCGCCGGACAACGACAAGATGCGCCGCCGCGCGCAGTCGGAGTCCTCGGAGAAGCAGGCCCAGAAGGTGCGCCAGATGGAGTCGCGGATCGCCCGCCTCGACGAGGTCGACGAGCCGCGCAAGGAGTGGGTGCTGCAGTTCAGCATCGCCGCCGCGCCCCGCTCCTCGACCGTCGTGTCGACCCTGAACGAGGCGGTCCTCCGGCGCGGCGACTTCACCTTCGGCCCGGCCTCGCTGCAGGTCAACGCCGGCGACCGGATCGGCATCACCGGGCCCAACGGCGCGGGCAAGTCGACGCTGCTCGCCCTCCTGCTCGGCCGGGTCGCTCCCGACGCGGGCTCCGCCTCGCTCGGCGTCTCGGTCGCCGTCGGCGAGATCGACCAGGCGCGCACCGGCCTGCCCGACGACCAGCCGCTCGGCACCGCCTTCGAGCTCGCCGTACCCGACTGGGCTCCGGCCGACGCGCGGACCCTGCTCGCGAAGTTCGGCCTGAAGGCCGACCAGGTCGCCTCGCTGGTCGGCCGGCTCTCGCCCGGCGAGCGCACCCGCGCGGCGATGGCCCTGCTCCAGGCCCGCGGGGTCAACCTGCTGGTCCTCGACGAGCCCACCAACCACCTCGACCTGCCCGCGATCGAGCAGCTCGAGGACGCACTCGAGTCGTACGACGGCGCGCTGCTGCTCGTCTCCCACGACCGCCGTCTGCTCGCGAACGTGGACCTCGACCAGCGCTGGCACGTCGAGGGCGGGCGGGTCACGCAGCTCTGA
- a CDS encoding acetyl-CoA C-acetyltransferase, whose protein sequence is MFTSTRRVAVLGGNRIPFARSNTVYADVSNQDMLTAAIDGLVARYGLEGEQLGEVVAGAVLKHSRDFNLAREAVLGSRLAPETPATDIQEACGTGLQAAIQIANKIALGQIDSGLAGGTDTTSDAPVAIGDRLRKKLMKVNAARDPWRKLAALGAIRPGDIGLEIPQNGEPRTKLSMGEHAALTALEWQITREDQDELAAASHQHLAAAYDAGWFDDLVTPFRGVERDNNLRPDSTAEKLASLKPVFGRGEAATMTAGNSTPLTDGASVVLLSSEEWAASHGLEPQAFLVDSETAAVDYVHGNEGLLMAPAYAVPRMLARNGLTLQDFDFYEIHEAFASQVLSTLKAWEDPVFCRERLGLEAPLGSIDRSRLNVNGSSLAAGHPFAATGGRIVATLAKLLADRGSGRGLISICAAGGQGVVAILER, encoded by the coding sequence ATGTTCACCAGCACCCGGCGCGTCGCCGTCCTCGGCGGCAACCGCATCCCGTTCGCCCGCTCCAACACCGTCTACGCCGACGTGTCGAACCAGGACATGCTGACCGCCGCTATCGACGGGCTGGTCGCCCGCTACGGCCTGGAGGGCGAGCAGCTCGGCGAGGTCGTCGCCGGCGCCGTGCTGAAGCACTCCCGCGACTTCAACCTGGCCCGCGAGGCGGTGCTCGGCTCCCGGCTGGCACCGGAGACGCCCGCCACGGACATCCAGGAGGCCTGCGGCACCGGCCTGCAGGCGGCGATCCAGATCGCCAACAAGATCGCGCTCGGCCAGATCGACTCAGGGCTGGCCGGCGGCACCGACACCACCTCGGACGCGCCGGTCGCGATCGGCGACCGGCTGCGCAAGAAGCTGATGAAGGTGAACGCCGCGCGGGACCCGTGGCGCAAGCTCGCGGCGCTCGGCGCGATCCGCCCCGGCGACATCGGTCTGGAGATCCCGCAGAACGGCGAGCCGCGGACCAAGCTGTCGATGGGCGAGCACGCCGCGCTGACCGCGCTGGAGTGGCAGATCACCCGCGAGGACCAGGACGAGCTGGCGGCCGCGTCCCACCAGCACCTCGCGGCGGCGTACGACGCCGGCTGGTTCGACGACCTGGTCACGCCCTTCCGCGGTGTCGAGCGCGACAACAACCTGCGGCCCGACTCGACGGCCGAGAAGCTCGCCTCGCTGAAGCCGGTGTTCGGCAGGGGCGAGGCGGCGACGATGACCGCGGGCAACTCCACGCCGCTGACCGACGGCGCCTCCGTGGTGCTGCTCTCGTCCGAGGAGTGGGCCGCCTCGCACGGCCTCGAGCCGCAGGCCTTCCTGGTCGACTCCGAGACCGCCGCGGTCGACTACGTGCACGGCAACGAGGGCCTGCTGATGGCGCCGGCGTACGCCGTGCCGCGGATGCTGGCCCGCAACGGCCTGACCCTGCAGGACTTCGACTTCTACGAGATCCACGAGGCGTTCGCCTCGCAGGTGCTCTCGACGCTGAAGGCGTGGGAGGACCCGGTGTTCTGCCGCGAGCGCCTCGGTCTCGAGGCCCCGCTGGGCTCGATCGACCGGTCCCGCCTCAACGTGAACGGCTCGTCGCTGGCGGCCGGCCACCCGTTCGCCGCCACCGGCGGCCGGATCGTCGCGACCCTGGCCAAACTGCTCGCCGATCGTGGGTCGGGCCGGGGGCTGATCAGCATCTGCGCCGCCGGCGGCCAGGGCGTCGTCGCGATCCTGGAGCGCTGA
- a CDS encoding cytochrome P450: MTLTAQGPIVFDPYDYAFQEDPYPVYARMRAEDPLHHNEADDFWVLTRHADIQEAVRTEGVYSNAMGVSVDKAAWGPDAHKVMSFLGMDPPHQMRLRSLVSKGFTPRRVRELAPRIEQISAHYFDLALERGSFDWIADYAGRLPMDVISEMMGVPEADRVEVRRLADLVVHREEGVRDVPQAGMEASLYLVGYYADMLKERKKRPTDDLTSALLAAEIDGDRLTDEEIIAFLFLMVVAGNETTTKLLGNALFHLTRHPDQQARVFADPAQPADLVVPWIEETLRYDTSSQILARHLLADVELHGRTAPKGAKLLIVLGSANRDERVFSRPEEYDIFRDKAEVAQLLSFGGGRHFCLGANLARLEAQLALRDLVRRVKHIEVDHDASQRVHSVSVRGFASMPVNVEVR; the protein is encoded by the coding sequence ATGACGCTGACCGCCCAGGGGCCGATCGTCTTCGATCCCTACGACTACGCGTTCCAGGAGGACCCCTACCCGGTCTACGCCCGGATGCGCGCCGAGGATCCGCTGCACCACAACGAGGCCGACGACTTCTGGGTGCTCACCCGGCACGCCGACATCCAGGAGGCGGTGCGCACCGAGGGCGTCTACTCCAACGCGATGGGCGTCTCGGTCGACAAGGCCGCGTGGGGCCCGGACGCCCACAAGGTGATGTCGTTCCTCGGCATGGACCCGCCGCACCAGATGCGGCTGCGCTCGCTGGTCTCCAAGGGCTTCACCCCGCGCCGGGTCCGGGAGCTCGCGCCGCGCATCGAGCAGATCTCGGCGCACTACTTCGACCTGGCGCTGGAGCGGGGCAGCTTCGACTGGATCGCCGACTACGCCGGCCGGCTCCCGATGGACGTCATCTCCGAGATGATGGGCGTGCCGGAGGCCGACCGGGTCGAGGTACGCCGCCTCGCCGACCTCGTCGTGCACCGCGAGGAGGGCGTCCGTGACGTGCCGCAGGCCGGCATGGAGGCCTCGCTGTACCTCGTCGGCTACTACGCCGACATGCTCAAGGAGCGCAAGAAGCGGCCCACCGACGACCTCACCAGCGCGCTCCTGGCCGCCGAGATCGACGGTGACCGGCTCACCGACGAGGAGATCATCGCCTTCCTCTTCCTGATGGTCGTGGCCGGCAACGAGACCACCACCAAGCTGCTCGGCAACGCGCTGTTCCACCTGACCCGCCACCCCGATCAGCAGGCGCGGGTCTTCGCCGACCCGGCCCAGCCCGCCGACCTCGTCGTGCCCTGGATCGAGGAGACGCTGCGCTACGACACCTCCAGCCAGATCCTGGCCCGCCACCTGCTGGCCGACGTCGAGCTGCACGGCCGGACGGCGCCGAAGGGCGCCAAGCTGCTGATCGTGCTCGGCTCGGCGAACCGCGACGAGCGGGTGTTCAGCCGGCCCGAGGAGTACGACATCTTCCGCGACAAGGCCGAGGTGGCCCAGCTGCTCAGCTTCGGCGGCGGCCGGCACTTCTGCCTCGGCGCCAACCTGGCCCGGCTGGAGGCGCAGCTCGCGCTGCGCGACCTGGTCCGCCGGGTCAAGCACATCGAGGTCGACCACGACGCCAGCCAGCGGGTGCACTCGGTCAGCGTCCGCGGCTTCGCCTCCATGCCGGTCAACGTAGAGGTCCGCTGA
- a CDS encoding TetR/AcrR family transcriptional regulator translates to MPTRAPETDGRRSAAAARRRKRESEIIAATRALFDERGVRDAQIEDIARAVGINRAIVYRHFSGKEELFALVLVGYLDELRDELDGAAGETPEDTLAAIVSAFVDYGLAHPAFVDCAQALMRRSGPELLDEISESALFRLGRSISTCLAILGSALEELGVEDPTLLANTLYASGLGALQLARVGILVKEESPGIPTVGQISPDQVRDYLVTSALALAARVE, encoded by the coding sequence ATGCCGACCCGAGCGCCCGAGACCGACGGCCGGCGCTCCGCGGCCGCAGCCCGGCGGCGCAAGCGCGAGTCCGAGATCATCGCCGCCACCCGGGCGCTCTTCGACGAGCGCGGCGTGCGCGACGCGCAGATCGAGGACATCGCCCGCGCGGTCGGGATCAATCGCGCGATCGTCTACCGGCACTTCTCCGGCAAGGAGGAGCTGTTCGCGCTCGTGCTGGTCGGCTACCTCGACGAGCTGCGCGACGAGCTCGACGGCGCCGCGGGCGAGACCCCCGAGGACACGCTGGCCGCGATCGTGAGCGCGTTCGTCGACTACGGCCTGGCCCACCCGGCGTTCGTCGACTGCGCGCAGGCGCTGATGCGCCGCTCGGGTCCCGAGCTGCTCGACGAGATCTCCGAGAGCGCCCTGTTCCGGCTCGGGCGCAGCATCTCCACCTGCCTGGCCATCCTCGGCTCGGCGCTGGAGGAGCTCGGCGTCGAGGACCCGACCCTGCTCGCCAACACCCTCTACGCAAGCGGGCTGGGCGCGCTCCAGCTCGCGCGGGTGGGCATCCTGGTCAAGGAGGAGTCCCCGGGCATCCCCACCGTGGGGCAGATCTCGCCCGACCAGGTGCGCGACTACCTGGTCACCTCGGCCCTGGCCCTCGCCGCCCGCGTCGAGTGA